Genomic window (Rosa chinensis cultivar Old Blush chromosome 6, RchiOBHm-V2, whole genome shotgun sequence):
TTGGTTTACATagctgcttttcttctttttttggatgAATTGTTGTTCACGGTGTTGATAATGATGTGATTTGGTAGCTTCTGACATGATTTTGGTCTTTGTGAACcgtatattgccccccagtagacccatattgggggtcaatagagGATTGAAAAagctgcttttcttctttttgatacTCTTAGTTGTTACTGAAGTTCAGTAGTACGTGTTTAGTAActtgtttcggttttgaaaaGACATTTTATCTGAGTCCCATCTATTGGGGGTCAGTatgtgtctattgggggcaatagtgatttgattttttattttttttatttattatttttgttttttatatacAGGACTATGGATGCTTCCTTAGCTGTTAAGTGCACTCATTCTGGACAAAGTTTCATGTTTTGTATTAATCAATATATGAGCTATGCTCATTTGTTTGAATACATTtgtgaacggttcaagttttcTGCAACTGATGATATTGAGCTTCATTATTCGCTTCCTGGATgcgctattttttttcttcgcaATGATGATGATTTCAAGATGCTGTTTAGCGGTGCCAAGATTTACAAGTTGGATTGTGTTGATATTATGGTGTTGAAGAATAGTGTAATTTGCAGCAAAAAAGCTTCTGTTTCATTTGAAGATAGCTGCTCTGGTAttgtggatgaagatgattacCTCACTGAGGCATTTAGGACTGAAGTTCAAAAGTCTTACTTGTCAAATGAGTGGGCTAGTTACATTCAATGTGTAGGGCAGAAATTTCGTGGCGGTTCCCCCGAGTTTCGAGACAAGCTCAGAAAGTATGCTATTGAAGTTGGGTTCAGCTTTGTATTTATTAGAAATGACTGGGACAGAATTCATGCAGTTTGTTCGAATTGGGGAACCGAAGGATGTGAGTGGAATGTCCATGGTTATGTTTTGCCTGCAAATGGTTGCTTTATTATTGGTGAGTTGGACAATGTCCACTCTTGCAAAGGTGTTCTtcgaaaacaaaaacatgaGCTTTTGGGATCGAAAATTGTCAAGTCATGTATTGAAGAGGACATTAGCTATAACTTGTCATTGAAGCCAAGGGAAATTATCAGCAAGTTCAAGTCAGCTTATGGGTTTGATATATCatacaaggttgcttggaaagCAAAGCAGAAGGCTAGGGAAATGATTTATGGTTCTGAGGCTGATTCGTTTAACATGTTAACATGGTATAGGGAAGCTGTATTTGAGACGAACCCGggatcttcttttgttttggaaGTTGATTCATCGAGTAATCGGTTCCAGAGGCTTTTCCTAGCTTATGCGGGCTGTGTTCGTGGCTTTGAATTCTGTCTTCCCATCTTGTATGTCGATGGGACTTTTGGGAAGAGTGTCTACAAGGGGCAGATACTTTGTGCAACCGGAAAGAATGGAAATCATGGTATTTTTCTCATGTCTATGATTTTTTATTGGTATTTTTGTTGAAAATGTGTTGCGGCACGCTCCCTCTGGCGTtgcagcggcacgctgcaaTCATGTTTGgacccccaatagacatatatTGCCCCCAATACACGTTCATTTTCTTCTGATTTCTCTCCCCTTTTTGTTTCTATTATGtttattgttgtttttttaattcttttttgttgaaaatgtgTTGCGGCACGCTCCCTCTGgcggtgcagcggcacgctgcaatcgtgtattgtcccccaatagacgtctattgacccccaatatactcacttttttttcctgttttctgTAGGTTTCTTTCCTCTTGCAATGTGTGTCTGTGATTCTGAGACTGATGCTAATTGGTCCTTTTTCTTCCAACACTTGAAGAACTTGCTGGAACCTCAAGGTAGAAAGATCACTTTTATTAGTGATCGTGGTGTTGGACTGTTGAGTGCTTTCGACAAGATATTTCCTGGTAATCCTCATCTTTTCTGTTACAAGCACTTGGTGCATAACCTTATGACTAAATACAACGGTAAAGGCTCTTCTGTTTTGAAAGATGATGTTAAAAAGAAGTTTTTTGAGTTGGCATATTCATGCACTGAAAAGGAATATCGTTTTCATTTGAGAGAGTTGAGAGAAGCTGGTGGTGCTGATATTATAGATCCGTTTCTTGCTGATCTGCCTGTTCAAAATTGGTGCCGTGCATTTTTCCCTGGATGCCGTTATGGAATTATGGCTAATAGTATAGCTGAATCTTTTAATGCTTGGTTTGCTGTTGAACGGGAGATGCCAGTGTACACTATGCTTGATCAGACTCGGATTAGGGTGATGCAGATGATGGGTGAGAGGAGAGACGAGGCACAGCTTTGGACCTCGCAACTTACTCCTGTTATGGAGGGTCGTTTGAAAGAAGGTATGGAGAAAGCTTGCCGTTTCAATGTGCATTACTCCCATACAAATGTTTATGAGGTTAGATCAAAGTATTCTTATGTTGTGGACCTTGGAACTCCTTCGTGCTCATGTAAAAAATGGGAGATTAACTGCTTCCCTTGCTGCCACGGTCTTGCTGCAATTCAAGCTGCCTCATTggatgtttatgcttttatggaTAAGTATTTTTATGTTGATTATTACAAGAAGTGTTATGATTTTCCAATTTATCCAATATCTAATGTTGATATGGCTTCTTCGGAATCTGCAAGTAATGACTACATACTTCCTCCAAATGCAAAAAGGCCTCCCGGGAGGCCTAGGCTCAAGAGGTTCAAGTCTAGAGGAGAGTGTGAAAAGAAGCTCATTCGTTGCGGCCGATGTGGCAAAATGGGACAGCATAACAAGAAGACCTGCACTGAacctatttgaatttgaatgtaaAGCTGTCAATTGTTTTAGCATTCTGACTGgctgtattggggggcagtaataggctattggggggcaatagatgatTTTATCCAGGGTCAGTTTAACATTTTTTGGTGTCAAAGATTATTGACATTGATTGGTACTTCAGTTTTGTTGCTGACTGATAAATTGATTCATTTTTTCCACTGTGATGTGACCCTACATTAAATGTCTATTTGGGTGCAATATAGCTTTTCGGCACACAATAGAACCTGAATGTTTGAGGGTTGTTGTTTCACAGTTGTGAAATTTTTAACACTTGCACATTCAAATGTAGTTTGATATTCTATTTGTGTTACTTCTGACCCTCTAACCAAgctctattgggggccaatagacctctattgacccccaatacAACTTGGTTTCTAAGGAGTCAAGGCATCAGGTTTGTAATAGGGGCCTGTAATTTGAATATCAACCTGTGTCCTATGCGCAACCATAGTAAATGAAGATAAATTCTTTCAAGTTGACAGAAATTAAATTGAAAAGATGTCAAATCATCCGAAATTATTCCAAATCAAAGTAAGTTCAACAGAAAGTAACTacttaaaatattcattttctattttttggcTCTCCTACAGCATCTGCAGTTTCAGCAAGGTATTTTTCGACGCTCCAAGCACTTTCCTCCTTTGCAAACCTCTCAAGAATTGTTTTCCTCATGTCATTGCCTTTCTTCTTGCTGGGTTGCACTCCGTGAACTATGCTTTCCATGAAATGGATCATAAACGGCCCACAGTCATCCCTGTAAAGCAAGAATTTCAGGGACAGATCCATAAAGAGAGTtcctattgcccccaatagacacctattggggggcaatagacaaaCAATTTGCACAAATTTATCAATTAAACTGTCTTCTTTTATATCAAAATAAAGAGTAAAGGATTTTGAGGCACTTACGAACAGGATTTCTGCTGAGGGCAGTTCAAGTCTTCTACAAGCTCATAGTCATTTTCCCCGATTTGATTATCCAAGATCCACCTTCTGACCTCTTTCTCTCTTGGTGTCATTTCTTCAACCTCAGTGACAAGTTCTCCTTTACTGTCCTCACCTTTGCACTTCTCTCTTGTGTTCTCTTGATCCTGGCTGTCATCTGGAAATATTGTCCCTGTCACCTTCACGTCGTGTATGAACCTCCTTATGTGCTTAACCTGTTTAAATGCAGATATATAAAGCATCAACAAACTTTCCAAATTCCACCATTTgaaaaataaacatttttttttgataaagttACTTACCACCCAGTTTGCGTTGTTGTAATATTGGTTATCTTTTGTCCATTCCTTCTTTGGTGGCAGCATAGAGTTCATGTGAACAAACTGCTTTTTCTCATTGTCGATGACAAGCAGTGTGTAGTGCTGGCTGTAGTAATGGTGTATTGGGATAATCACCTTGGGGTAGCTGAACTTACTCCACAGTTCTTCGATCAGGAATAACTCTATTTCAA
Coding sequences:
- the LOC112170574 gene encoding uncharacterized protein LOC112170574 → MDASLAVKCTHSGQSFMFCINQYMSYAHLFEYICERFKFSATDDIELHYSLPGCAIFFLRNDDDFKMLFSGAKIYKLDCVDIMVLKNSVICSKKASVSFEDSCSGIVDEDDYLTEAFRTEVQKSYLSNEWASYIQCVGQKFRGGSPEFRDKLRKYAIEVGFSFVFIRNDWDRIHAVCSNWGTEGCEWNVHGYVLPANGCFIIGELDNVHSCKGVLRKQKHELLGSKIVKSCIEEDISYNLSLKPREIISKFKSAYGFDISYKVAWKAKQKAREMIYGSEADSFNMLTWYREAVFETNPGSSFVLEVDSSSNRFQRLFLAYAGCVRGFEFCLPILYVDGTFGKSVYKGQILCATGKNGNHGFFPLAMCVCDSETDANWSFFFQHLKNLLEPQGRKITFISDRGVGLLSAFDKIFPGNPHLFCYKHLVHNLMTKYNGKGSSVLKDDVKKKFFELAYSCTEKEYRFHLRELREAGGADIIDPFLADLPVQNWCRAFFPGCRYGIMANSIAESFNAWFAVEREMPVYTMLDQTRIRVMQMMGERRDEAQLWTSQLTPVMEGRLKEGMEKACRFNVHYSHTNVYEVRSKYSYVVDLGTPSCSCKKWEINCFPCCHGLAAIQAASLDVYAFMDKYFYVDYYKKCYDFPIYPISNVDMASSESASNDYILPPNAKRPPGRPRLKRFKSRGECEKKLIRCGRCGKMGQHNKKTCTEPI